The Pungitius pungitius chromosome 10, fPunPun2.1, whole genome shotgun sequence genome has a window encoding:
- the rnaseh2b gene encoding ribonuclease H2 subunit B — protein sequence MATKKKRTPNVHNNSRVVIAADSAIDTQKHNSDPAFVRLRDPTTDATSLYMLSAGDVQLFEVKAFVEDFHSWFVGQTVQRDGRLLFVTPMDPLYLILPYLIKSGKEGKFQPVDQVVMDDEFPACSRLLSCTRSLASLHHITEEKEVGTQRFHRYSQEKTMNWLKKKVERTVSVLKARNISVGERVKSTTYITMKSELDYRNEDYLRYAHGLVSEYLSQDLSKDLLTHLQLPELKSPKETEPPSKKRKLTDKPVEAEEDYTKFNSAEFARKPPKKMTAAQKSLAKGDKTGMKTMSSFFSPKVKAEKK from the exons ATGGCAACCAAAAAGAAGCGAACTCCAAATGTTCACAATAACAGCCGGGTTGTCATTGCTGCAG ACTCTGCCATCGACACTCAGAAACACAACAGTGACCCAGCTTTCGTGAGACTAAGGGATCCTACCACAG ATGCAACATCTCTATATATGCTGAGTGCTGGTGATGTACAGCTGTTTGAGGTCAAAGCGTTTGTAGAAGATTTCCACTCCTGGTTTGTTGGCCAGACTGTACAGAGAG ATGGACGACTTCTCTTTGTAACGCCGATGGATCCTCTCTATCTAATCCTACCCTATTTGATCAAATCTGGCAAAGAG GGGAAGTTTCAGCCTGTGGATCAAGTCGTTATGGATGATGAATTCCCAGCTTGCTCAAGGCTGCTGAGCTGCACGCGCTCTCTGGCCTCTCTGCACCACATTACAGAGGAAAAAG AAGTGGGAACACAGAGGTTCCACCGATACAGTCAGGAGAAGACAATGAACTGGTTGAAGAAAAAG GTGGAGAGGACAGTCAGCGTGCTGAAGGCGCGAAATATCTCTGTGGGAGAACGCGTCAAATCCACAACATACATCACAATGAAGTCTGAGTTGGATTACCGCAACG AGGACTACCTACGCTATGCTCATGGCCTGGTATCCGAGTACCTCAGCCAAGACCTCAGCAAAGACCTCCTCACGCACTTGCA GTTGCCCGAGCTTAAAAGCCCAAAGGAGACAGAACCCCCTTCCAAG AAACGGAAACTTACGGACAAACCAGTGGAGGCCGAAGAGGACTATACCAAATTCAACAGTGCAGAGTTTGCGCGGAAA CCGCCCAAGAAGATGACTGCGGCTCAGAAATCTCTGGCCAAGGGGGACAAGACAGGCATGAAGACAATGTCCTCCTTCTTCAGCCCCAAGgtcaaagcagaaaagaaatGA
- the LOC119228334 gene encoding uncharacterized protein C13orf42 codes for MFKKINNAFRPNHHGLRGQGGGGGIRSEQDYHSACTVRLVRSTSMLVVGEKTRTAGGSTLKRSKSTVSIESTLYYYQRQEDRIWLYSQNQNCLEYLEALVTLRRQYTQSVSDLKSNHSKTTVSSKKRAAPPPPTKEQPISGAKPSAPPVPSEEATLQFFDAVIAGCDSEPLRKPYLDDGHADVDFIVASSSAEHDLHSNWVLRVPLVADGSGQKTVRERTSERAPKKKNQSGSTSSRLRLQRNPIHLPKVVESAFQTLRFKPKLKKL; via the exons ATGTTTAAGAAGATTAATAATGCGTTCCGTCCCAACCACCACGGACTCAGGGGGCAGGGTGGCGGAGGTGGGATTCGGTCCGAGCAGGACTACCACAGCGCCTGCACCGTCAGACTGGTCCGCAGCACTTCCATGCTCGTGGTGGGTGAGAAAACTCGCACAGCCGGCGGCTCCACTTTAAAACGGAGCAAGAGCACAGTGAGCATTGAGTCGACCTTGTACTATTATCAGAGACAAGAGGACAGGATATGGCTCTACTCTCAGAATCAGAACTGCCTGGAGTACCTTGAAGCACTCGTGACTTTGAGACGACAATACACACAGAGTGTGAGTGACTTGAAAAGTAACCACTCCAAGACCACGGTGTCCTCTAAGAAGAGGGCTGCACCCCCTCCGCCTACAAAGGAACAGCCG ATATCGGGGGCCAAACCCTCCGCGCCCCCCGTCCCCAGCGAGGAGGCCACGTTGCAGTTCTTCGATGCAGTGATCGCGGGCTGCGACAGCGAACCTCTGCGCAAACCGTATCTGGATGATGGACACGCTGATGTGGACTTCATAG TGGCCTCCAGCTCGGCCGAGCACGACCTCCACTCCAACTGGGTGCTGCGGGTCCCTCTGGTCGCAGATGGCTCCGGGCAGAAAACGGTTCGCGAGCGTACCAGTGAACGCGCCCCCAAGAAGAAAAACCAGAGCGGGTCCACGAGCAGCCGCCTGCGTCTGCAGAGGAACCCGATCCATCTGCCCAAAGTGGTGGAGAGTGCCTTCCAGACGCTGCGCTTCAAGCCCAAATTAAAAAAGCTATGA
- the LOC119228333 gene encoding TLR adapter interacting with SLC15A4 on the lysosome, with translation MLCEARLFSMTCGELEELDSPLPQKAPQGAFGQLRAAATLVPGSVRHAPLVHHNSPELTGCLLNRSDSAELYISPPQSLDGRQISPQIEIPAQARSVGDAPFLVPSSCQSICQNYSDLHIGGDQVLPLSTNDGELRLCTAPQDVGPFLQSCDVPPAVEDSPPQKTSNSGLLLPPRGGSHRWRLGSVRDRSFLFQGGEGPFSNSVLNHYLEQKLLDLYQQYMMENMAREGAPGTGSDHGAICPLLGSELVLTSLDQITLQLSREGNLEAGLAKDMVLSCLLRVAGDMQSSEISTPFLQISNEQPTENKGE, from the coding sequence ATGCTTTGTGAAGCCAGACTGTTCAGTATGACGTGTGGTGAATTGGAGGAGCTGGATTCCCCCCTTCCTCAGAAAGCTCCCCAGGGTGCTTTTGGGCAGCTGAGAGCAGCTGCCACCCTGGTGCCAGGCTCCGTCAGACACGCTCCACTCGTTCATCACAACTCCCCCGAGCTGACAGGTTGTTTGCTCAACAGGAGCGATTCAGCTGAGTTGTACATCTCCCCGCCGCAGTCCTTGGATGGCAGACAGATCTCCCCGCAGATAGAGATCCCGGCTCAGGCTCGCTCAGTTGGCGACGCCCCTTTCCTGGTTCCCTCCTCCTGTCAGAGCATCTGCCAAAATTACAGCGACCTCCACATTGGCGGCGACCAGGTGCTGCCGCTCTCGACTAACGATGGAGAGCTCCGGCTCTGCACCGCCCCCCAGGATGTGGGCCCTTTCCTCCAGTCATGCGATGTCCCCCCGGCTGTGGAGGATTCTCCCCCACAAAAGACATCTAATAGTGGGCTTCTGCTTCCACCAAGGGGGGGCTCACATCGCTGGAGACTGGGGAGTGTCCGTGATCGGAGCTTTTTGTTCCAGGGCGGCGAGGGTCCCTTCTCCAACTCTGTACTCAATCACTATCTGGAGCAGAAACTGTTGGACTTGTACCAGCAATACATGATGGAAAACATGGCCAGGGAAGGGGCCCCTGGAACGGGTTCTGACCATGGCGCCATTTGCCCTCTGCTGGGCTCAGAGCTGGTGCTGACCAGCCTGGACCAGATCACTTTGCAGCTGAGTCGGGAAGGGAACCTGGAGGCCGGCCTGGCTAAGGACATGGTCCTCAGTTGCCTCCTGCGGGTGGCGGGTGACATGCAGTCAAGTGAGATCAGCACTCCTTTTCTGCAGATATCCAATGAGCAACCCACAGAGAACAAAGGGGAGTAG